GCCGCCATGCCGCCCATGCCGACATAGAAGAACTGACCGATGCGGTCCAGGGGTTCGAGCAGCAGCGTCGAAACGAGAACGAGCGCAACGGCCTCGCCGGGGCTGAATCGCCTGGAGGCGGCCCCATCGACGGCCAGCAGGCCCGCGACCGTGATCATGCCCAGCGAGAACGCGGCGTCGGTGACGAGCAGGACCAATTGGTTGCCCGCCAGGAGCGCCATCACCTTGCGGCGCACGTTCTCGGCCTCGGCGGCCAGGCGGCGACCGGTCTGCTTCCCGGCGCCGAGCGCGCGCAGGACGCTTAGTCCCTGGATGGCATCGAGGTAGCGCGCGGCCAGGCGCCGCGAGGCGCCGCGGTACTGTGTCGATACGCGGCGGAACGCGCTTTGGAACCCCCCGATAAGGATTGGAATCAGCGCAATGGCGGCAAGCAGGATCAGACCGCTGCGCCAGTCAATGCGCCAACCAATGATCAGGGCCGCCAGAATCGGTCCCGTTATCGCCGCGATCATCGGGCCCACGAACGTCTCGCGGTAGGCGGCGTAACGCTCGACGCCATCCGTCGCGGTCGATACCGTTCCGCCCGACCACTGGTCGTCCTGACGTTGGCCGACCGCGCCAAGGACGGCACGCATCATGCGTGCGCGCACCGACTTTTCCGTCTCCGTCACGTGCCGGGGCCACGGCGCCATACCCGCCCATGCCGCGGCGCCAGCGATCACCGGGCACACGATGAGCACCGTGAGGGTACCGCCGTGGATGGCGGCCCCGATACGGATTTCGTCGACGCCCTTGCCCACCGCCAGGTAGGTAAAGGCAAGCGCGACCGTACCTATCCAGGAAAGCGACACTGATCGCAGAATTGTCACGTCGTTACCCTAGCGGGTTTACTGTCCTGAACCCACTTTCACTGATCGCGGGTGCCCCGTTTCACCCACTACGGCCTCGCGGATGCGGGACAATGTCAGTTCAGACTGGGAGGAGGCGAGGTTTGACGCTCGCAATGGCATCTGCGGGACGATGGTGGGAACCAACGCGGATCGTGGGGACGGTGTCGGGACGCAGCTCCGATGGCGAGTTCCTGGCCGCGGTTGCTGCGCAGATTCGCGATACGCCGCCGGGCGCTCCCAGCGACCCAAGCACCCCAAGCACCCCAAGCACCCCCAGCGCTCCCAGCGCTCCCAGCGCTCCCAGCGACCCCAGTGACCCAAGCCCCAGCGGCCTCCCGGTGGCCTTCGGCGTCGTGGGGTTCGAACCCGATTCCCGGGCCACCTTTCACCTGACCGCCGGCATGGTCGAAGGCCCGCCAGGCGCACCGCGCTCATCGCAGCTGGACCCCCGCGCCGACCACGCGCCGACGGTTGTCTCGCTCCGCCCCCGCCCCAGCGCCGACGACTACTCGCGTACCGTCGCCGCGGCGCTCGACCGAATCGCGCGGGAGGGCGGGGACCGCAAGATCGTGCTGGGCCGCTGGCAGG
This is a stretch of genomic DNA from Rarobacter incanus. It encodes these proteins:
- a CDS encoding ABC transporter ATP-binding protein/permease, which codes for MTILRSVSLSWIGTVALAFTYLAVGKGVDEIRIGAAIHGGTLTVLIVCPVIAGAAAWAGMAPWPRHVTETEKSVRARMMRAVLGAVGQRQDDQWSGGTVSTATDGVERYAAYRETFVGPMIAAITGPILAALIIGWRIDWRSGLILLAAIALIPILIGGFQSAFRRVSTQYRGASRRLAARYLDAIQGLSVLRALGAGKQTGRRLAAEAENVRRKVMALLAGNQLVLLVTDAAFSLGMITVAGLLAVDGAASRRFSPGEAVALVLVSTLLLEPLDRIGQFFYVGMGGMAAQREIKKFIADESPAPAATRARAGARTHARGASPQGGTQAAIVVRDVHFGYEPGAEILAGANVTVATGEHVAVMGPSGCGKSTLLALVQGLLTPQAGTVCVAGVDVRDAYPRWAQDHIAVVEQKTYLFTGTLAYNLRMAAPDATDEQLWQALAAANLTEVESWPRGLETPCGERGLSLSGGQAQRLAIARAVLRDAPILLLDEPTSQVDVASEELIVDSLQRLARGRAVLSVTHRTRTARAADRVVELHGGKITDLADLRGA